Proteins encoded together in one Lathyrus oleraceus cultivar Zhongwan6 chromosome 5, CAAS_Psat_ZW6_1.0, whole genome shotgun sequence window:
- the LOC127083595 gene encoding nucleobase-ascorbate transporter 6, with translation MAGGGGAPAPKSDEPQPHPPKDQLPNISYCITSPPPWPEAILLGFQHFLVMLGTTVLIPTALVPQMGGGNAEKARVIETLLFVAGINTLVQTLFGSRLPAVIGGSYTYVATTISIILAGRFSGEPDPIEKFKKIMRAIQGALIVASTLQIVLGFSGLWRNVARFLSPLSAVPLVSLVGFGLYELGFPGVAKCIEIGLPELILLVFVSQYVPHVLHSGKNIFDRFAVLFTVVIVWIYAHLLTVGRAYNGAAPKTQSSCRTDRAGLIDAAPWIRVPYPFQWGAPTFDAGEAFAMMMASFVALVESTGAFIAVYRYASATPLPPSILSRGIGWQGVGILLSGLFGTITGSSVSVENAGLLALTRVGSRRVVQISAGFMIFFSILGKFGAVFASIPPSIIAALYCLFFAYVGAGGLSFLQFCNLNSFRTKFILGFSIFLGLSIPQYFNEYTAINGFGPVHTGGRWFNDIINVPFQSKAFVAGVVAYFLDNTLHKNDSSIRKDRGKHWWDKYKSFKGDTRSEEFYSLPFNLNKYFPSV, from the exons ATGGCAGGAGGAGGTGGAGCTCCAGCTCCTAAATCAGATGAACCACAACCACATCCACCAAAGGATCAACTTCCCAACATTTCTTACTGCATTACTAGTCCTCCTCCATGGC CTGAGGCTATACTTCTTGGTTTTCAACATTTTCTAGTGATGCTTGGCACAACTGTGCTCATTCCCACTGCTCTTGTTCCTCAGATGGGAGGTGGAAAT GCGGAGAAGGCCAGAGTTATTGAAACACTACTTTTTGTTGCTGGTATTAACACATTGGTGCAAACACTCTTTGGAAGTCGACTACCTGCAGTAATTGGAGGGTCTTATACATATGTGGCTACCACAATCTCGATTATTCTCGCTGGTCGATTCAGTGGTGAACCGGATCCGATAGAG AAATTCAAGAAGATAATGAGGGCAATTCAGGGTGCTCTTATTGTTGCTTCAACTCTTCAAATAGTACTAGGCTTTAGTGGCCTTTGGCGTAATGTTGCAAG GTTCTTAAGTCCACTTTCAGCTGTTCCATTAGTTTCACTTGTTGGTTTTGGGTTGTACGAGTTAGGTTTTCCTGGG GTTGCTAAATGTATTGAGATTGGACTGCCAGAGCTTATATTGCTAGTGTTTGTTTCACAG TATGTGCCCCACGTGTTACATTCGGGGAAAAATATCTTTGACCGTTTTGCTGTTTTATTTACCGTTGTAATTGTGTGGATATATGCTCATCTACTCACTGTTGGAAGGGCCTATAACGGTGCTGCACCGAAAACACAATCGTCCTGCCGCACTGATCGTGCCGGACTTATAGATGCCGCTCCTTG GATCAGAGTTCCATACCCTTTTCAATGGGGAGCACCTACATTTGATGCAGGTGAAGCGTTTGCGATGATGATGGCATCTTTTGTTGCTCTTGTAGAG TCTACTGGAGCTTTCATTGCCGTATATAGGTATGCAAGTGCAACACCATTGCCACCTTCTATTCTTAGTCGAGGTATTGGTTGGCAG GGAGTTGGCATTCTGTTATCAGGATTGTTCGGAACAATTACAGGATCTTCCGTGTCTGT AGAAAATGCGGGTCTTTTGGCTTTGACACGAGTTGGCAGTAGAAGAGTTGTGCAGATATCTGCCGGATTCATGATTTTCTTTTCAATTCTCG GAAAATTCGGAGCAGTTTTCGCCTCTATCCCACCTTCAATCATTGCTGCACTGTACTGCTTATTCTTTGCTTATGTTG GTGCTGGAGGTCTTAGTTTTCTTCAGTTCTGCAACCTTAACAGTTTTAGAACAAAGTTCATATTAGGCTTCTCTATATTCTTGGGCCTGTCTATACCACAGTACTTCAACGAGTATACAGCAATCAACGGATTCGGTCCAGTCCACACCGGCGGGAGATGG TTCAACGATATAATCAACGTTCCGTTCCAATCAAAAGCATTTGTAGCTGGCGTAGTGGCGTATTTCCTAGACAACACTCTACATAAGAACGACTCGTCGATTAGAAAGGACAGAGGAAAACATTGGTGGGACAAGTACAAGTCATTCAAGGGTGACACAAGAAGTGAAGAGTTCTACTCATTGCCTTTCAATCTGAACAAATATTTTCCATCTGTTTAA